In Spinacia oleracea cultivar Varoflay chromosome 5, BTI_SOV_V1, whole genome shotgun sequence, a single window of DNA contains:
- the LOC110787109 gene encoding uncharacterized protein, whose protein sequence is MTKVCGSNNYNTLVMLLTALVFASMIVNAQCRHITTKDAEEEDEHLEMKWVLEMSSRDEMVQMAGYGEEKLSTILITGAVVCNKACLADKHQLQLPPQPISGALVGVVCHTNKKVKSPSWAKAVTDEYGEFIIELPSHLHGIPDMDKACSVKILELPKDSPCHLSALVSKHKEIKLGSVGNGVRTYTAGSMEFLHTMPEDSEACIKGQEDKQEMSW, encoded by the exons ATGACCAAAGTTTGCGGCTCCAACAACTACAATACCCTTGTGATGTTGCTCACAGCTCTGGTATTTGCTTCAATGATAGTCAACGCTCAATGCCGCCACATCACCACCAAAGATGCCGAAGAAGAAGATGAGCATCTTGAGATGAAGTGGGTGCTCGAGATGTCTAGCAGAGATGAAATGGTGCAAATGGCAGGGTATGGTGAGGAAAAACTCTCCACCATTCTAATCACCGGCGCAGTTGTTTGCAACAAAGCTTGTTTAGCAGACAAACACCAGCTTCAGCTTCCTCCACAGCCTATCTCAG GGGCCTTGGTGGGAGTTGTATGTCATACCAACAAGAAAGTCAAAAGTCCAAGTTGGGCTAAGGCTGTTACTGACGAATATGGAGAGTTCATAATTGAACTTCCCTCTCATCTTCATGGGATACCCGACATGGACAAGGCGTGCTCAGTTAAAATCCTAGAGCTACCTAAGGATTCACCTTGCCATTTATCAGCTTTAGTCAGTAAACACAAGGAAATCAAGTTAGGTTCTGTTGGAAATGGAGTCCGTACATATACAGCAGGAAGTATGGAATTTCTGCATACAATGCCTGAGGATTCAGAAGCTTGCATCAAAGGGCAGGAGGATAAGCAGGAGATGTCATGGTAG
- the LOC110787110 gene encoding acyl carrier protein 3, mitochondrial has translation MQCLKNSILRHVRLQPSLRTCSLTGNASLLDKLSRQLCTTTSNSDNQIMDRVIGLVKKFKQTDSAKVTATTNFQKDLSLDSLERVELVMAFEQEFSIDIPEEEADKLTCCADVAKYILDESKQSADNNS, from the exons ATGCAGTGTTTAAAGAACTCTATTCTGAGGCATGTTAGGCTCCAGCCCTCCTTGAGGACTTGTTCATTAACTGGAAATGCAAGTCTACTTGACAAATTAAGCAGGCAATTGTGCACTACAACGTCAAACAGCGACAACCAGATAATGGATCGAGTCATTGGCTTAGTCAAGAAGTTCAAACAAACTGACTCCGCCAAG GTAACTGCAACAACTAATTTCCAAAAGGATCTAAGCTTGGACAGCTTGGAGAGAGTGGAGCTTGTTATGGCCTTCGAGCAAGAGTTCTCCATTGACATCCCTGAGGAAGAAGCTGATAAGCTTACTTGCTGTGCTGATGTTGCCAAGTATATTTTAGATGAAAGTAAGCAGAGTGCTGACAACAATTCCTGA